In Robbsia sp. KACC 23696, a single window of DNA contains:
- a CDS encoding SDR family oxidoreductase produces the protein MGKLQGKVAVVTGGATGIGLAAAKRFIEDGAFVFIFGRRQDALDAALATLGPNARAVKGSVSDPADLDRLYAAVKAERGTLDIVFANAGAGSQAVLGKITAEHIDETFDTNVKGTIFTVQQALPLMGSGASIILTGSSAGTTGAPGMTAYSASKAAVRNLARTWAEDLKGTGIRVNVLSPGATATELAKAALGEEGQKIYASMTPLQRMADPSEIGAAAAFLASSDSSFMTASELAVDGGLAQL, from the coding sequence ATGGGAAAGCTTCAAGGTAAAGTTGCGGTCGTCACAGGTGGCGCTACGGGCATCGGTCTTGCCGCGGCCAAGCGTTTTATCGAGGACGGTGCTTTCGTCTTCATCTTCGGCCGTCGGCAGGACGCACTGGACGCCGCGCTTGCCACGCTCGGGCCCAATGCCCGCGCGGTCAAAGGCTCGGTCTCCGACCCGGCCGACCTCGACCGACTCTACGCAGCGGTGAAGGCGGAGCGCGGCACACTCGACATCGTTTTCGCCAATGCAGGGGCAGGAAGTCAGGCCGTACTGGGCAAAATCACCGCCGAGCACATCGACGAGACGTTCGATACCAACGTGAAGGGAACCATTTTCACGGTCCAGCAGGCCCTCCCGCTAATGGGGTCAGGCGCCTCGATCATTCTGACCGGGTCGAGCGCGGGGACCACAGGCGCGCCGGGAATGACCGCGTATAGCGCGAGCAAAGCGGCAGTCCGCAACCTGGCGCGGACCTGGGCGGAAGACCTGAAGGGAACGGGCATACGCGTCAACGTCCTGTCGCCCGGTGCCACGGCGACCGAACTCGCGAAGGCGGCGCTAGGAGAAGAAGGTCAGAAGATCTATGCGTCGATGACGCCGCTGCAACGCATGGCAGATCCGTCGGAGATCGGTGCTGCGGCAGCGTTCCTGGCTTCGTCGGACAGCAGCTTCATGACCGCCAGTGAACTTGCCGTCGACGGCGGCCTGGCGCAACTGTAA
- a CDS encoding NAD(P)-dependent oxidoreductase, giving the protein MTRIAFIGVGSMGAAIIPHLLGAGFQVSAWSRRSEAVEALPGVTPLSQARDAFLGHDVVMTMLSDDAAVREVIIDSGALRAADRRVVHIVMSTLSTRFVSEIQAAHREAGVGYVAAPVFGVPAVAARAELNVLLAGAGADVQTAMPILAVISKQIWPLGQEPVRANIAKIAGNMMITLAIEAMAEASALVEGHGLPAADFFDVVTQTMFACPSYQRYARNIATQSYAPGFKLALGLKDVNLALEAAAEAGAAVPSARIVQNSMQQAMQDGNAAKDWSILAEAARQRPVDA; this is encoded by the coding sequence ATGACACGTATCGCATTTATCGGTGTCGGCAGCATGGGCGCCGCCATCATTCCGCATCTGCTCGGCGCGGGCTTTCAGGTCAGTGCCTGGAGTCGCCGCAGCGAGGCGGTCGAGGCGTTGCCGGGCGTTACGCCGCTCTCGCAAGCGCGCGATGCTTTCCTCGGCCACGACGTCGTCATGACAATGCTATCCGACGACGCAGCGGTCCGCGAGGTCATCATCGACAGCGGTGCTTTACGTGCGGCCGACAGACGCGTCGTGCATATCGTGATGTCGACTTTATCCACGCGCTTTGTCTCGGAAATACAGGCCGCGCATCGGGAGGCGGGCGTTGGCTATGTGGCGGCGCCTGTTTTCGGCGTGCCTGCGGTGGCGGCGCGTGCCGAGCTGAACGTCTTGCTCGCCGGCGCCGGCGCCGACGTACAAACGGCCATGCCCATTCTCGCGGTCATCAGTAAGCAGATTTGGCCCTTGGGCCAGGAGCCGGTGCGGGCCAATATCGCGAAAATCGCCGGCAACATGATGATCACCCTCGCCATCGAGGCGATGGCCGAAGCCAGCGCGCTCGTAGAGGGGCACGGCTTGCCGGCGGCCGATTTTTTCGACGTTGTCACGCAGACGATGTTCGCGTGCCCGAGCTATCAGCGTTATGCGCGCAACATCGCAACACAAAGTTATGCGCCGGGCTTCAAACTCGCGCTCGGACTGAAAGATGTGAACTTGGCGTTGGAGGCCGCGGCGGAAGCAGGCGCAGCCGTGCCCAGCGCGAGAATCGTGCAAAACAGCATGCAGCAAGCAATGCAAGATGGAAACGCAGCCAAGGACTGGTCGATTCTCGCGGAAGCCGCCCGGCAACGACCAGTCGATGCCTGA
- a CDS encoding DUF3626 domain-containing protein yields MTRERNQVLARLAARDAASLVGMAAEVSASTDREKALLRVFGVLGVPIIQAYPVLKRLTEHLQTADLTINFAAYKFFNRQPRGTGYVSQFEGGNKWGGSSYITARDEAEEAMFDYSGTKAKPASVHADVLRRLRQFGKKSELTFEPSIRPKYAALNYAQLLHGSAGQWGKSHMVLKEHVKHNATYVHTDSFDEAGNARLRAALGDKTASFLNMDRLIANMPDTMLKALYDAYKGVSLGTALQVPGLGDTAYIEAHVHGGLNFDRDIAKIVISNHELTNAEADLKNIALKNKSFKVVSSKTLQETFEKFARKYGIQVVLV; encoded by the coding sequence ATGACACGCGAAAGAAATCAGGTTCTCGCTCGACTGGCCGCGCGCGACGCCGCCTCACTGGTCGGAATGGCGGCAGAGGTAAGCGCATCGACCGACCGCGAAAAGGCCCTTCTGCGGGTCTTTGGCGTTCTGGGCGTGCCGATCATCCAGGCGTACCCCGTTCTGAAAAGACTGACCGAGCATTTGCAGACTGCCGATCTGACAATCAATTTTGCCGCCTACAAGTTTTTTAACCGCCAGCCGCGCGGCACCGGGTACGTGAGCCAGTTCGAAGGGGGCAACAAGTGGGGCGGCAGTAGCTACATCACGGCACGCGACGAGGCCGAGGAAGCGATGTTCGACTACAGCGGAACGAAGGCGAAACCCGCTAGCGTCCACGCTGATGTATTGCGGCGCTTGCGTCAGTTCGGCAAGAAGAGCGAGTTGACGTTCGAGCCATCGATTCGTCCGAAATACGCCGCATTGAACTACGCGCAGTTGCTACACGGATCGGCGGGACAATGGGGTAAGTCGCACATGGTCCTGAAGGAGCATGTGAAACACAATGCCACCTACGTGCACACCGACTCCTTCGACGAGGCCGGCAATGCGCGGCTACGCGCAGCATTGGGCGACAAGACCGCGAGCTTCCTGAACATGGACCGGTTGATCGCGAATATGCCCGATACGATGCTCAAGGCGCTATACGACGCGTATAAAGGCGTGTCGTTGGGGACAGCATTGCAGGTACCCGGATTAGGGGATACCGCCTATATCGAAGCCCACGTTCACGGCGGACTGAACTTCGATCGCGATATAGCGAAGATTGTCATTTCGAATCATGAACTGACCAATGCCGAAGCCGACTTGAAGAACATCGCTCTGAAGAACAAGTCCTTCAAGGTCGTTAGTTCGAAAACATTGCAAGAAACGTTCGAGAAGTTCGCTCGCAAGTACGGCATTCAGGTCGTGCTGGTCTGA
- a CDS encoding response regulator has protein sequence MKVLVVDDIEDAAEVLSMLVQELGHDTMVAYHPTPALSRVQHDLPDLCLLDIGLPDMDGYELARRVRTMLGSRVTLIAVTGYGLPWDREAAFAAGFDEHFTKPLDVERLIALIATLRPAS, from the coding sequence TTGAAAGTACTCGTCGTGGACGACATCGAGGACGCGGCGGAGGTGTTATCTATGCTTGTGCAGGAATTAGGCCACGATACGATGGTCGCATACCATCCGACACCTGCATTAAGCCGCGTGCAGCACGATCTTCCGGATCTCTGTCTCTTAGACATCGGGCTGCCGGATATGGACGGATATGAACTGGCGCGGCGTGTGCGGACGATGCTGGGTTCGCGCGTCACGTTGATTGCCGTTACGGGCTACGGTCTCCCGTGGGATCGCGAGGCCGCATTCGCTGCCGGCTTCGATGAACATTTCACTAAACCGCTCGATGTCGAGCGACTTATCGCCTTGATCGCGACGTTGCGCCCGGCATCGTGA
- a CDS encoding NADPH-dependent F420 reductase, with protein MRYAIIGFGNIGQALAKAFARKSIDVSVAASRDPESFASIAAAIGPKVIPTTLSEAVEADVLFLAVRFESHQDVAKVLPSWTGKTLIDVTNAYGVPPEELRGRPSSKAVEQAFSGAKLVKGFNHLGAAVLAQDPAVKGGRRVVFLASDDDTAAAQVGELAEALGFAPVKLGGLSEGGLLVQARGKSWGQLIFKDLVKFD; from the coding sequence ATGCGTTACGCAATTATCGGGTTCGGCAATATCGGCCAGGCTCTAGCCAAGGCGTTTGCCCGGAAAAGCATCGACGTATCGGTTGCCGCCAGCCGCGACCCGGAAAGTTTTGCTTCGATCGCGGCAGCGATCGGGCCGAAAGTCATTCCAACAACGTTGTCGGAAGCCGTCGAGGCCGACGTGCTCTTTCTGGCGGTGCGTTTCGAATCGCATCAAGACGTCGCCAAGGTGCTCCCGTCCTGGACGGGAAAGACCCTCATCGACGTCACGAATGCGTACGGCGTGCCTCCCGAGGAATTGCGCGGACGTCCCTCCTCCAAGGCCGTTGAGCAGGCCTTCTCCGGCGCAAAACTGGTGAAGGGCTTCAACCATCTAGGCGCCGCTGTGCTCGCGCAAGATCCGGCCGTAAAGGGCGGTCGTCGTGTCGTGTTCCTGGCAAGCGACGATGACACCGCCGCCGCGCAGGTTGGCGAGCTTGCGGAAGCGCTGGGGTTCGCGCCGGTCAAACTGGGCGGTCTTTCGGAAGGTGGACTGCTGGTACAGGCACGGGGGAAAAGCTGGGGTCAGCTGATCTTCAAGGACTTGGTCAAATTCGATTAA
- a CDS encoding SDR family oxidoreductase, with translation MHVFVTGGTGHSGPYILSELIGAGHEVTALARSDKAAAAVSALGAKVHRGSLEDLDGLKQAAKAADGVIHVAHRQDLIPTGGINAVAAAELQIMLAYGDALESSGKPLVVSGSIGSPGWEGLGRFATEEDPPLPGGDPHKGTLRVRNIVETTVIGLAERGVRSSVVRIPEIMHSTTDNAGFLPLLIGLAKEKGIVGYPGEGRNRWTAVHARDLAVVFRLALEKGAAGKNWHAVAEEAIPYRDIAEALASRLKLSAIPIPADVLMLPGYFGFLANLVTLDTPASNAITREVLGWTPTQPSLFADLDNGHYFPAG, from the coding sequence ATGCATGTTTTCGTCACTGGCGGGACCGGACATTCCGGCCCGTATATCCTCTCCGAACTCATCGGTGCAGGCCACGAGGTCACCGCCTTGGCACGGTCCGACAAAGCTGCCGCAGCAGTGTCCGCGCTCGGCGCCAAGGTGCATCGGGGCAGCCTGGAGGATCTCGATGGCCTCAAGCAAGCGGCAAAAGCAGCCGATGGCGTTATCCACGTTGCGCACCGGCAAGACCTGATCCCCACCGGCGGGATCAACGCGGTGGCCGCCGCCGAGCTGCAGATCATGCTGGCGTACGGCGACGCGCTGGAAAGTAGCGGAAAGCCGTTGGTTGTATCGGGAAGCATCGGTTCACCGGGCTGGGAAGGTCTGGGCCGTTTCGCCACGGAGGAAGATCCTCCCCTCCCCGGCGGCGATCCGCATAAGGGTACGCTGCGGGTTCGCAATATCGTCGAGACGACCGTCATCGGTCTTGCCGAGCGCGGCGTACGGTCATCCGTCGTTCGTATTCCGGAAATCATGCACAGCACGACCGACAATGCCGGTTTCCTTCCGCTTCTCATCGGGCTGGCAAAGGAAAAAGGGATCGTCGGTTACCCGGGAGAGGGCAGAAATCGATGGACTGCGGTGCATGCACGGGACCTCGCCGTCGTGTTTCGCTTGGCGCTTGAAAAAGGCGCGGCCGGCAAAAACTGGCATGCCGTCGCCGAAGAAGCGATACCGTACCGCGACATCGCGGAGGCGCTTGCAAGCCGTCTGAAACTGTCCGCTATCCCTATCCCGGCAGACGTATTGATGCTACCGGGCTATTTTGGCTTCCTCGCGAATCTGGTCACGCTAGACACCCCCGCCTCGAACGCGATCACGCGCGAAGTGCTTGGTTGGACCCCCACCCAACCGAGCCTCTTCGCCGATTTGGACAATGGCCATTATTTTCCTGCCGGCTGA
- a CDS encoding helix-turn-helix domain-containing protein, producing MTLSEREEISRGVSAGLSIRAIERELLCAPPTISREIARNGGTGHYRALDADERALKVSLRPKDCLLERNPRLRYAVERNLSREWSPNPSFL from the coding sequence TTGACTCTCAGTGAACGTGAAGAGATTTCGCGCGGCGTGTCCGCAGGGCTTTCCATTCGGGCCATAGAGCGGGAGTTGCTTTGTGCGCCACCCACCATTTCGCGTGAGATTGCGCGTAACGGTGGAACGGGCCACTATCGGGCTCTGGACGCCGACGAGAGAGCCTTGAAGGTTAGCCTGCGTCCCAAAGATTGCCTGCTGGAGCGCAACCCGCGCTTGCGCTACGCTGTTGAACGTAATCTCTCTCGCGAATGGTCTCCGAATCCCTCGTTTTTATGA
- a CDS encoding helix-turn-helix domain-containing protein, producing MRADAKKNYDHVLAVARCVVAEHGADASMRDIARRAEVGLATLLRHFPTREALFDALLRENLDALTQKAVALETSKPPGEALISWFREGVAFVHTYSGVTALMASAHEDPDSALYASCAAVHASCARLLLAAQKAGVARSDMDGVDLFALMSSLGWLADQSAFAQRGGRLFDLISSAILIDSPDRVIK from the coding sequence ATGCGTGCCGACGCGAAAAAGAATTACGACCATGTGCTTGCCGTTGCGCGGTGCGTCGTTGCCGAGCATGGGGCGGATGCATCCATGCGTGATATCGCGCGTCGCGCAGAGGTCGGTTTGGCGACGCTTTTGCGTCATTTCCCTACGCGGGAAGCGTTGTTCGATGCGCTGCTCCGGGAGAATCTGGATGCACTGACGCAGAAAGCCGTCGCGCTCGAAACGTCGAAGCCGCCCGGCGAGGCGCTTATTTCGTGGTTCCGTGAGGGCGTGGCTTTTGTCCACACCTACAGCGGCGTCACGGCGTTGATGGCTAGCGCCCACGAGGACCCCGATTCCGCGCTCTACGCATCATGCGCGGCGGTACACGCATCTTGCGCACGGCTGCTGCTAGCGGCACAGAAAGCGGGGGTGGCGCGAAGCGATATGGATGGCGTCGATTTGTTTGCCCTGATGTCGTCACTCGGCTGGCTCGCCGACCAGTCTGCGTTCGCACAACGGGGCGGTCGACTCTTCGACCTCATTTCGAGCGCCATTCTGATAGATTCGCCCGACAGGGTGATTAAATAG
- a CDS encoding LysE family translocator yields the protein MHTYAVFVTASLILCLVPGPDMVLLLGRTVAQGRKAGICTAIGINLGAYVHLICAATGLSALVMASATAFTVVKWIGAGYLFYMGYCAFRSNGKVGPADVKPKVRTLWRAFIQGFLSDVLNPKVGLFFLAFLPQFIDPRDASAALHIIELGIAGNMVGITTSVIYVFLAAKLTTALRQNPTISVWLTKALGGLFIGLGVKVAAEKL from the coding sequence ATGCATACCTATGCCGTGTTCGTCACAGCAAGTTTGATTTTGTGCCTCGTTCCCGGCCCTGACATGGTGCTTCTGCTCGGACGTACGGTCGCGCAAGGGCGTAAAGCGGGAATCTGCACGGCCATTGGGATCAATCTGGGTGCTTACGTTCACCTTATTTGCGCTGCTACCGGGCTATCTGCACTTGTCATGGCCTCGGCGACTGCTTTCACTGTCGTGAAGTGGATTGGGGCCGGATATCTCTTTTACATGGGATATTGTGCTTTCCGGTCGAACGGCAAAGTGGGTCCAGCGGATGTAAAACCCAAGGTACGGACGTTATGGCGCGCGTTTATACAAGGTTTTTTGAGTGATGTTCTGAATCCCAAGGTTGGCCTTTTTTTCCTAGCCTTCCTGCCTCAATTCATTGATCCGCGCGATGCCAGCGCTGCGTTGCACATCATTGAACTGGGGATCGCGGGCAATATGGTCGGCATCACGACGAGCGTCATTTATGTATTCCTGGCAGCCAAATTGACGACCGCATTACGGCAGAATCCGACTATCTCGGTATGGCTCACGAAGGCGCTGGGCGGCCTGTTCATCGGTCTGGGTGTGAAAGTCGCCGCTGAGAAACTCTAA
- a CDS encoding D-amino acid dehydrogenase has translation MHVCVLGGGVIGITTAYFLARDGHRVTVVDARPEVAHGTSFANGGQLSYSYVAPLASPSVWRYLPAWLASRRAPLLFRPKIDRALLEWSASFLRHCTTAHSEQTTVSLLQLGAYSQSLMATLQERENLAFDFRHSGKLVLYRDADAFAAARKQMAFQKAHGTTQEAWDAAECVRHEPALARLQSVLAGGIYTPTEDAGDCQRFTESLATVLRQRSDVRLLMGCKIEGVNTERGRVTSVETSEGPLQADAFVCAMGAESAGLLRRVGLSLPVYPLKGYSLTVPIDSRHNAPEYSVTDLHHKIVYARLGSDLRIAGMVDFSRNDPAADARRIALLKQQAIATLPDAGDYTRVREWTGYRPATPHGRPLLGATRYANLWLNVGQGALGFTFACASAKIVADQIVGRNPAIDVEPFAWRGMASAGARQTQNTVS, from the coding sequence ATGCATGTATGCGTACTGGGTGGTGGCGTCATCGGCATCACGACCGCCTATTTCTTGGCGCGTGATGGTCATCGCGTGACCGTGGTCGATGCGCGGCCGGAAGTGGCGCACGGCACCAGCTTCGCCAATGGCGGGCAACTCAGCTATAGCTATGTCGCGCCGCTTGCCTCGCCTTCGGTCTGGCGCTATCTGCCGGCCTGGCTGGCCAGTCGGCGGGCGCCGCTCTTGTTCCGTCCCAAAATAGATCGGGCACTGCTGGAGTGGAGCGCGTCGTTTCTGCGGCATTGCACGACCGCGCACAGCGAACAGACGACGGTTTCCTTATTGCAGCTGGGCGCCTACAGCCAATCCTTGATGGCGACGCTGCAGGAGCGCGAGAACCTGGCATTTGATTTTCGACATAGCGGCAAGCTGGTGCTGTATCGCGACGCCGACGCATTCGCGGCGGCGCGCAAGCAGATGGCCTTCCAAAAAGCGCATGGCACCACGCAGGAAGCATGGGATGCGGCGGAGTGCGTGCGGCACGAGCCGGCGTTGGCGCGATTGCAGTCCGTGCTGGCGGGGGGCATCTATACGCCGACCGAGGATGCCGGCGATTGTCAGCGGTTCACGGAATCGCTCGCGACCGTGCTGCGTCAGCGGTCCGACGTCCGCCTGCTGATGGGCTGCAAGATCGAGGGCGTGAATACCGAGCGCGGCAGGGTCACGTCGGTGGAGACCTCCGAGGGCCCGCTGCAGGCCGATGCGTTTGTGTGCGCGATGGGTGCCGAAAGCGCCGGCCTGCTGCGGCGCGTGGGCTTGTCGCTGCCGGTCTATCCGCTAAAGGGCTATAGCCTGACGGTGCCGATCGATAGCCGACATAATGCGCCAGAGTACAGTGTCACCGACCTCCATCACAAGATCGTCTACGCCCGTCTTGGAAGCGATCTGCGTATCGCCGGCATGGTGGATTTTTCGCGGAACGATCCGGCAGCCGATGCGCGTCGGATCGCGTTGCTGAAGCAACAGGCAATCGCCACCTTGCCGGATGCGGGCGATTACACGCGGGTGCGGGAATGGACCGGTTATCGCCCGGCCACGCCGCATGGGCGGCCCTTGTTGGGCGCCACCCGCTATGCCAATTTGTGGCTGAACGTGGGGCAGGGGGCACTCGGATTTACCTTTGCCTGCGCGAGCGCCAAAATCGTCGCGGACCAGATCGTCGGGCGCAATCCGGCGATCGATGTGGAACCGTTTGCGTGGCGCGGCATGGCGTCAGCCGGCGCGAGGCAAACGCAAAATACGGTAAGCTGA
- a CDS encoding helix-turn-helix domain-containing protein, producing the protein MKTKSKEDFRSHCAVNYGVEIFGDKWSLLIIRDIVFAGKKTYGEFLKSEEGIATNVLASRLSLLEEQGILARTPNPDDGRKDFYTLTEKGLDLIPVVLNIALWSAKHDAKSYLRGSKVFAARLRQNPTEVSEELKALVRSGGCLFPGS; encoded by the coding sequence ATGAAGACAAAGAGCAAAGAAGACTTTCGGTCCCATTGCGCGGTGAACTACGGTGTCGAGATCTTTGGCGACAAGTGGTCGCTGCTGATCATTCGCGACATCGTTTTCGCCGGCAAGAAGACGTATGGTGAATTCCTGAAATCGGAAGAGGGAATCGCGACCAATGTCCTGGCCTCCCGGCTGTCGTTGCTGGAAGAGCAAGGGATTCTCGCGAGGACGCCGAATCCTGACGATGGGCGCAAAGACTTCTACACACTGACCGAGAAGGGTCTGGATCTGATCCCGGTCGTGCTTAACATCGCGCTGTGGAGCGCGAAGCACGATGCGAAATCGTACCTGCGCGGCAGCAAGGTGTTTGCTGCCCGACTGCGACAGAATCCCACGGAAGTGAGTGAGGAGTTGAAGGCCTTGGTACGCAGCGGTGGATGCCTGTTTCCAGGGAGCTAG
- a CDS encoding HAMP domain-containing sensor histidine kinase: MTSLVDDLLDVSRVTRGQVKLEEEIVDVYQSVVEAVEQVRPLIESRRHKLALHTSPETTLVRGDPKRLLQVLTNLLTNAARYTPENGHIAVELSVDSTVHLCVIDTGVGMSTELLGHCFEMFVQAERTSDRTAGGLGIGLALVRSLVELQGGSVQAQSEGSVREAALP; the protein is encoded by the coding sequence ATGACGAGCTTGGTCGATGATCTGCTCGATGTCTCGCGCGTCACGCGCGGGCAGGTAAAGCTCGAAGAGGAGATTGTCGACGTCTACCAGAGCGTGGTGGAAGCGGTTGAACAGGTGCGGCCGCTGATCGAATCGAGACGTCACAAACTGGCACTGCACACCTCGCCGGAGACGACGCTGGTACGAGGCGATCCGAAACGCCTGTTGCAGGTGCTCACGAACCTGCTGACAAACGCGGCGCGTTACACCCCCGAAAATGGTCATATCGCCGTTGAACTCTCGGTGGACAGCACTGTTCATCTCTGCGTCATCGACACTGGCGTGGGCATGTCGACCGAGTTATTGGGCCATTGTTTTGAGATGTTCGTCCAAGCCGAGCGGACATCGGACCGTACCGCGGGCGGATTGGGGATCGGCCTGGCACTTGTGAGAAGCCTTGTCGAACTACAGGGCGGCAGCGTCCAGGCGCAAAGCGAGGGCTCGGTAAGGGAAGCCGCTTTACCGTGA
- a CDS encoding excisionase family DNA-binding protein — translation MLDDAILTTREAAKLLGVSVRTVQTWVEEGVINSWKTPGGHRRVRESAVLALRERRIVQPTRIGYTVLIIASDATAERCIQILAELPEVRVTTINDALLGLIEAGHLSPAAVVIELDRMDWERLALLNRLQGSQRLAHSRIVVISDLQPGELRLDLETSRISILNKTLLPTEVRMTIAPYQNVPAIAATRYPVPKNEMSRLQAVARTQLQNSAEQSDLNVIATLVAASTKSPIALVTILTAESQLFKARHGLEALETPREWAFCNYTILQKGVFFVEDAQEDDRFRANPLVTGGIGIRAYAGAPIVDYEGFPLGSLCVISRKPRRFKVAERAALQTLAAAVSDKINLALHGRQLKRV, via the coding sequence ATGTTGGATGACGCCATCCTCACAACACGGGAGGCCGCGAAATTGCTCGGCGTGTCCGTGCGCACGGTACAAACGTGGGTGGAAGAAGGGGTAATCAATTCGTGGAAGACCCCAGGAGGGCACAGGCGTGTGCGCGAAAGCGCTGTTTTGGCGCTGCGCGAGCGTAGGATCGTCCAGCCGACGCGGATTGGATACACGGTGTTGATCATCGCAAGCGACGCGACCGCTGAACGATGCATACAGATTTTGGCCGAACTTCCCGAGGTTCGGGTGACCACGATCAACGATGCGCTACTTGGCTTGATCGAAGCCGGTCACCTGTCGCCGGCAGCAGTGGTGATCGAACTCGACCGCATGGATTGGGAGAGATTGGCACTTCTCAATAGGCTTCAAGGTTCGCAAAGGCTCGCGCATTCACGCATCGTTGTGATATCCGATCTACAGCCCGGTGAACTGCGTTTAGATCTAGAGACATCTCGGATCAGCATATTGAATAAAACACTGCTGCCGACCGAGGTTCGGATGACAATTGCGCCATATCAAAATGTGCCCGCCATTGCCGCGACCCGCTATCCGGTGCCTAAAAATGAGATGTCGCGGTTGCAGGCTGTGGCTCGAACGCAATTGCAAAACAGCGCAGAACAGTCCGACCTTAACGTAATTGCCACGTTGGTTGCAGCAAGTACGAAATCGCCGATCGCATTAGTGACGATTCTCACGGCTGAATCGCAATTGTTTAAAGCGCGGCATGGACTTGAAGCCCTCGAGACGCCGCGGGAATGGGCATTCTGTAATTACACAATACTGCAGAAAGGCGTGTTTTTCGTAGAAGACGCGCAAGAGGATGATAGGTTTCGTGCTAACCCATTAGTGACAGGTGGAATTGGCATACGGGCATACGCAGGTGCGCCGATCGTCGACTACGAAGGGTTCCCACTCGGTTCACTATGCGTCATCAGCCGCAAACCCCGTCGGTTTAAAGTGGCCGAAAGAGCCGCTTTGCAAACATTGGCAGCGGCAGTCTCGGACAAGATCAATTTGGCATTGCACGGCCGACAATTAAAAAGAGTGTGA
- a CDS encoding NAD(P)-binding domain-containing protein, translating to MSTISIIGTGGMARAIGGLAAKAGYTVEVMSRDVVKARAFAEQIGGGATTGKYGTPPAGYIVILAVPYGAVLEVVKQYGNALAGKILVDITNPVAADHMSLVTPIDRSGAQEIAKVAPADAPVIKAFNTLFSHVLAAERAEGQSLDVFVAGDHAHGKARVSAFIESLGLRSMDIGPLPMARTLEYVCLLSLGLMTHSVKHSRFAIGISLLA from the coding sequence ATGAGCACTATCAGCATCATCGGCACAGGCGGCATGGCTAGGGCGATAGGCGGTCTGGCCGCAAAGGCCGGATACACCGTCGAGGTCATGAGTCGCGACGTCGTTAAGGCGCGGGCGTTTGCCGAGCAAATCGGCGGCGGCGCGACGACGGGCAAATACGGCACACCGCCGGCCGGCTATATCGTCATTCTGGCGGTTCCTTACGGCGCCGTGCTGGAGGTCGTGAAGCAATATGGCAACGCGCTTGCGGGCAAGATCCTCGTCGACATTACGAATCCCGTCGCCGCTGACCATATGAGTCTCGTCACGCCCATCGACCGTTCCGGCGCGCAGGAGATTGCCAAGGTCGCGCCTGCCGATGCACCCGTCATCAAGGCATTCAACACCCTTTTCTCCCACGTGCTGGCCGCCGAACGCGCCGAGGGCCAATCGCTGGACGTGTTCGTCGCCGGGGATCATGCACACGGAAAGGCACGCGTATCGGCTTTCATCGAAAGCCTCGGATTGCGCTCGATGGACATCGGGCCGCTGCCGATGGCGCGGACGCTGGAATACGTATGTCTGTTGTCCCTGGGACTTATGACCCACTCGGTCAAGCACTCCCGATTCGCGATCGGCATCAGCCTACTCGCCTGA